One region of Drosophila kikkawai strain 14028-0561.14 chromosome 2R, DkikHiC1v2, whole genome shotgun sequence genomic DNA includes:
- the Rcd1 gene encoding KAT8 regulatory NSL complex subunit 3 isoform X2 has product MHARQSAVYGASVGQRHPVPTLPLLGLTLAFDCYFVFEIVNNLVLVQICARPNMASFFECFNNFLQSGGTGVQKQEQEEQIAGAALPLVPDTELAKPTTPTPSESSSTISAPSESSFGEKMEHSYIRDPVTRNEVNNGLAPARNILVRHPPQCPSCHTYPQHEDLTETQQVHVPPYDDIAAKEAMNECARIAKYVKNNNADEQDWVARVNQFGWTPMQQMLFEKVSSILDQDQLARLANDKRQHEAIHRRVSVDKSASRLRKALAGVSWEPRITQWLHSLLMEHLSPSYMASYLDMLQTLKTKLPTLVDKMLFSRPLNHTQELLAPVMKKRWEPNILPKGRQLSHNAIIVVLPTMPTSSVVTDRMQKWYQALATITQVVQITLPNSNNRIGNQNLDQVAETIVSLTRVRIHELRTDNPSRGIILVGFNAGAALALQVALSESVACVVCMGFAYNTIRGPRGMPDDRMLDIKAPILFVIGQNSARTSQEEMEGLRERMQSESSLVVVGSADDALRVPKSKRRIEGVTQAMVDYMVVEEVFDFVSRTLNNPPGPRMPTSLMHQPGYQRQVKQLTHVLADGNANKAVQQMRKRKLNDGQEDLAGQPVKTKIVAHIGRPRTRPLAKVGGSVANQKEAPHQDKSNLSSEELNQSIEFILDEGEGYEDAAAATGTLAGSSGAFLPKVMKPGGVISKQLPQVNLAVGTKIKMIPSSQFVQIKSLPPQSKLINYKPTSGATNTSTGNMGGIVKTLPGSSSSSGGQQIYTLKAPMGQTTQFTTAGPSSSSTSSSSTAGGQQKYTVFKNANGMTMLQLTKPATATSSSSSSGNVDLANIIDMPIVFADNEGIISDQQQQQQPVEKEIKPAPIRSANKPLIISQKIIKEANKPPGIVTSSSGTTTTTKPGGGNIVLNKGMHQLFTTTTTSSPTVGGQNKVLYINRNTMKPMGNMVTTGAHRVPIRILSNPKTGAVTSSSPLVVDPATGSLVPGVKAVNVQTIKPTASAIRQVGSTTKAYSQFQVINPGTPVTSTAVSGDGKAPIRNVYFKSAAGLKQVPVQMLGNRLPSSSVSAQPGGAGGMRRVVNIGTVSKLATGPTGPDSKVIKLQPTMATAATKVEATTPATPTQIKK; this is encoded by the exons ATGCACGCCAGGCAATCAGCTGTTTATGGGGCCAGTGTTGGGCAACGCCACCCAGTTCCAACACTACCCTTGCTCGGTTTGACGCTTGCCTTTGattgttattttgtttttgagaTTGTGAATAATTTAGTTCTCGTTCAAATCTGTGCCCGCCCAAACATGGCATCGTTTTTCGAGTGCTTCAACAATTTCCTGCAGAGCGGAGGCACCGGAgtgcagaagcaggagcaggaggaacaGATCGCTGGGGCGGCCCTGCCGCTGGTCCCCGACACAGAACTGGCGAAGCCCACCACCCCCACGCCCAGCGAGAGT TCCAGCACCATTTCGGCGCCCAGTGAATCGTCGTTTGGGGAGAAAATGGAGCACAGCTATATCCGTGATCCAGTTACACGCAACGAAGTTAATAATGGCCTTGCACCCGCAAGGAACATACTAGTCCGCCATCCTCCGCAGTGTCCCAGTTGCCACACATATCCGCAACACGAGGATCTGACGGAGACGCAGCAGGTCCATGTGCCGCCCTACGACGACATAGCCGCCAAGGAGGCAATGAACGAATGCGCTCGCATTGCCAAATACGTGAAGAACAACAATGCCGATGAGCAGGATTGGGTGGCGCGAGTCAATCA ATTTGGTTGGACACCCATGCAGCAGATGCTATTCGAGAAGGTGAGCTCCATTCTTGACCAGGATCAGCTGGCGCGTTTGGCCAACGACAAGCGCCAGCATGAAGCTATTCATCGCCGAGTGAGCGTTGATAAGTCCGCCTCCCGTCTGCGCAAGGCTCTAGCTGGCGTTTCCTGGGAGCCCCGCATCACCCAGTGGCTGCACTCGCTGCTCATGGAGCATCTGTCGCCCTCGTACATGGCCTCCTACCTAGACATGTTGCAGACGCTTAAAACTAAGCTGCCTACGCTGGTGGATAAGATGCTATTCAGTCGTCCGCTTAATCATACCCAGGAACTGTTGGCTCCGGTGATGAAAAAACGCTGGGAACCAAATATATTGCCCAAGGGGCGTCAGCTATCGCACAACGCTATTATAGTGGTGCTGCCAACCATGCCCACCAGTAGCGTTGTCACGGATCGCATGCAGAAGTGGTATCAGGCTTTGGCCACCATCACACAGGTCGTGCAGATTACTCTGCCCAATTCGA ACAACAGAATTGGTAATCAAAACCTTGATCAGGTGGCCGAAACCATTGTGTCCTTGACACGCGTCAGAATTCATGAATTGCGCACTGATAATCCTAGCCGTGGCATTATCCTTGTCGGCTTTAATGCAGGAGCAGCTTTGGCTTTGCAGGTTGCCCTGTCGGAGAGTGTGGCCTGTGTGGTTTGCATGGGCTTTGCCTACAACACCATACGCGGTCCTCGCGGAATGCCGGATGACCGAATGCTGGACATTAAGGCGCCCATACTGTTTGTCATTGGCCAGAACTCTGCCCGCACCAGTCAGGAGGAGATGGAGGGGCTGCGCGAGCGCATGCAATCTGAGTCCtcgttggtggtggtgggcaGTGCAGATGATGCGTTGAGGGTGCCTAAGAGCAAGCGGCGCATCGAGGGCGTTACACAGGCCATGGTGGACTACATGGTGGTT GAGGAGGTCTTCGATTTTGTTAGTAGGACCTTGAACAATCCGCCAGGACCTCGGATGCCCACATCTCTAATGCATCAGCCGGGTTACCAGCGTCAGGTAAAGCAATTAACCCACGTCCTGGCCGATGGCAATGCCAACAAGGCGGTGCAGCAGATGCGCAAAAGAAAGCTCAATGATGGCCAGGAGGATCTGGCGGGTCAGCCGGTTAAGACCAAGATTGTGGCGCACA TTGGAAGACCCCGAACAAGACCCCTGGCAAAAGTTGGTGGCTCGGTGGCTAACCAAAAAGAAGCACCTCATCAAGACAAGTCAAATTTGAGCAGCGAAGAACTTAACCAATCCATTGAATTCATACTAGATGAGGGCGAGGGCTACGaggatgcagcagcagcaacaggaacTTTAGCAGGATCCAGTGGAGCTTTTCTACCAAAGGTTATGAAACCAGGTGGCGTGATATCCAAACAGCTGCCGCAGGTCAATCTGGCAGTTGGCACCAAAATCAAGATGATACCCTCCAGCCAGTTTGTCCAAATCAAATCCCTGCCGCCGCAGAGCAAGCTCATCAACTACAAGCCAACAAGTGGAGCAACCAACACTTCAACCGGCAACATGGGAGGCATTGTAAAGACTCTACCGggctcatcatcatcatctggtGGCCAGCAGATCTATACACTAAAAGCGCCGATGGGACAAACGACACAGTTTACAACAGCAGGTCCTTCTAGCTCTTCGACTTCCTCATCATCTACAGCTGGGGGACAGCAGAAGTACACGGTTTTCAAGAATGCCAACGGCATGACCATGCTGCAACTCACCAAGCCCGCTACGgccacaagcagcagcagctcctcggGTAATGTGGATCTTGCCAACATCATAGACATGCCCATTGTATTTGCCGACAACGAAGGCATCATCTcagatcagcagcagcagcaacagccggtggaaaaggaaataaaaccAG CTCCCATCAGAAGCGCCAATAAACCACTTATCATCAGTCAAAAAATCATCAAGGAGGCCAACAAACCGCCTGGAATtgtcaccagcagcagcggcaccaccaccaccaccaagcCAGGCGGAGGCAACATTGTGCTCAACAAGGGCATGCATCAGTTAtttaccaccaccaccacctcatCGCCAACAGTGGGTGGCCAGAATAAGGTGCTGTACATCAATCGCAACACCATGAAACCCATGGGAAATATGGTCACGACTGGCGCCCATCGCGTGCCCATACGGATTTTGAGTAACCCAAAAACGGGAGCAGTGACTTCGAGTAGTCCTCTGGTGGTGGATCCTGCCACAGGATCTTTAGTGCCCGGCGTTAAGGCCGTCAATGTGCAGACCATTAAGCCCACAGCTTCTGCTATACGCCAGGTGGGCTCCACCACCAAGGCCTATTCCCAGTTCCAAGTGATAAACCCTGGCACACCGGTCACGTCCACTGCTGTTTCTGGCGATGGCAAGGCTCCGATAAGGAATGTATACTTTAAATCCGCTGCCGGACTCAAGCAGGTGCCAGTACAGATGCTTGGAAATCGCTTGCCGTCATCATCAGTTTCTGCTCAGCCAGGAGGAGCTGGTGGTATGCGCCGAGTGGTCAACATTGGCACCGTTTCCAAGCTGGCCACGGGACCAACTGGCCCGGACTCCAAGGTCATCAAACTGCAGCCCACAATGGCGACAGCGGCGACGAAAGTGGAGGCGACAACACCAGCTACTCCAACGCAGATCAAGAAGTAG
- the Rcd1 gene encoding KAT8 regulatory NSL complex subunit 3 isoform X1 produces the protein MHARQSAVYGASVGQRHPVPTLPLLGLTLAFDCYFVFEIVNNLVLVQICARPNMASFFECFNNFLQSGGTGVQKQEQEEQIAGAALPLVPDTELAKPTTPTPSESSSTISAPSESSFGEKMEHSYIRDPVTRNEVNNGLAPARNILVRHPPQCPSCHTYPQHEDLTETQQVHVPPYDDIAAKEAMNECARIAKYVKNNNADEQDWVARVNQFGWTPMQQMLFEKVSSILDQDQLARLANDKRQHEAIHRRVSVDKSASRLRKALAGVSWEPRITQWLHSLLMEHLSPSYMASYLDMLQTLKTKLPTLVDKMLFSRPLNHTQELLAPVMKKRWEPNILPKGRQLSHNAIIVVLPTMPTSSVVTDRMQKWYQALATITQVVQITLPNSNNRIGNQNLDQVAETIVSLTRVRIHELRTDNPSRGIILVGFNAGAALALQVALSESVACVVCMGFAYNTIRGPRGMPDDRMLDIKAPILFVIGQNSARTSQEEMEGLRERMQSESSLVVVGSADDALRVPKSKRRIEGVTQAMVDYMVVEEVFDFVSRTLNNPPGPRMPTSLMHQPGYQRQVKQLTHVLADGNANKAVQQMRKRKLNDGQEDLAGQPVKTKIVAHNRPHKPKPPRLIDPFAVKRKVGRPRTRPLAKVGGSVANQKEAPHQDKSNLSSEELNQSIEFILDEGEGYEDAAAATGTLAGSSGAFLPKVMKPGGVISKQLPQVNLAVGTKIKMIPSSQFVQIKSLPPQSKLINYKPTSGATNTSTGNMGGIVKTLPGSSSSSGGQQIYTLKAPMGQTTQFTTAGPSSSSTSSSSTAGGQQKYTVFKNANGMTMLQLTKPATATSSSSSSGNVDLANIIDMPIVFADNEGIISDQQQQQQPVEKEIKPAPIRSANKPLIISQKIIKEANKPPGIVTSSSGTTTTTKPGGGNIVLNKGMHQLFTTTTTSSPTVGGQNKVLYINRNTMKPMGNMVTTGAHRVPIRILSNPKTGAVTSSSPLVVDPATGSLVPGVKAVNVQTIKPTASAIRQVGSTTKAYSQFQVINPGTPVTSTAVSGDGKAPIRNVYFKSAAGLKQVPVQMLGNRLPSSSVSAQPGGAGGMRRVVNIGTVSKLATGPTGPDSKVIKLQPTMATAATKVEATTPATPTQIKK, from the exons ATGCACGCCAGGCAATCAGCTGTTTATGGGGCCAGTGTTGGGCAACGCCACCCAGTTCCAACACTACCCTTGCTCGGTTTGACGCTTGCCTTTGattgttattttgtttttgagaTTGTGAATAATTTAGTTCTCGTTCAAATCTGTGCCCGCCCAAACATGGCATCGTTTTTCGAGTGCTTCAACAATTTCCTGCAGAGCGGAGGCACCGGAgtgcagaagcaggagcaggaggaacaGATCGCTGGGGCGGCCCTGCCGCTGGTCCCCGACACAGAACTGGCGAAGCCCACCACCCCCACGCCCAGCGAGAGT TCCAGCACCATTTCGGCGCCCAGTGAATCGTCGTTTGGGGAGAAAATGGAGCACAGCTATATCCGTGATCCAGTTACACGCAACGAAGTTAATAATGGCCTTGCACCCGCAAGGAACATACTAGTCCGCCATCCTCCGCAGTGTCCCAGTTGCCACACATATCCGCAACACGAGGATCTGACGGAGACGCAGCAGGTCCATGTGCCGCCCTACGACGACATAGCCGCCAAGGAGGCAATGAACGAATGCGCTCGCATTGCCAAATACGTGAAGAACAACAATGCCGATGAGCAGGATTGGGTGGCGCGAGTCAATCA ATTTGGTTGGACACCCATGCAGCAGATGCTATTCGAGAAGGTGAGCTCCATTCTTGACCAGGATCAGCTGGCGCGTTTGGCCAACGACAAGCGCCAGCATGAAGCTATTCATCGCCGAGTGAGCGTTGATAAGTCCGCCTCCCGTCTGCGCAAGGCTCTAGCTGGCGTTTCCTGGGAGCCCCGCATCACCCAGTGGCTGCACTCGCTGCTCATGGAGCATCTGTCGCCCTCGTACATGGCCTCCTACCTAGACATGTTGCAGACGCTTAAAACTAAGCTGCCTACGCTGGTGGATAAGATGCTATTCAGTCGTCCGCTTAATCATACCCAGGAACTGTTGGCTCCGGTGATGAAAAAACGCTGGGAACCAAATATATTGCCCAAGGGGCGTCAGCTATCGCACAACGCTATTATAGTGGTGCTGCCAACCATGCCCACCAGTAGCGTTGTCACGGATCGCATGCAGAAGTGGTATCAGGCTTTGGCCACCATCACACAGGTCGTGCAGATTACTCTGCCCAATTCGA ACAACAGAATTGGTAATCAAAACCTTGATCAGGTGGCCGAAACCATTGTGTCCTTGACACGCGTCAGAATTCATGAATTGCGCACTGATAATCCTAGCCGTGGCATTATCCTTGTCGGCTTTAATGCAGGAGCAGCTTTGGCTTTGCAGGTTGCCCTGTCGGAGAGTGTGGCCTGTGTGGTTTGCATGGGCTTTGCCTACAACACCATACGCGGTCCTCGCGGAATGCCGGATGACCGAATGCTGGACATTAAGGCGCCCATACTGTTTGTCATTGGCCAGAACTCTGCCCGCACCAGTCAGGAGGAGATGGAGGGGCTGCGCGAGCGCATGCAATCTGAGTCCtcgttggtggtggtgggcaGTGCAGATGATGCGTTGAGGGTGCCTAAGAGCAAGCGGCGCATCGAGGGCGTTACACAGGCCATGGTGGACTACATGGTGGTT GAGGAGGTCTTCGATTTTGTTAGTAGGACCTTGAACAATCCGCCAGGACCTCGGATGCCCACATCTCTAATGCATCAGCCGGGTTACCAGCGTCAGGTAAAGCAATTAACCCACGTCCTGGCCGATGGCAATGCCAACAAGGCGGTGCAGCAGATGCGCAAAAGAAAGCTCAATGATGGCCAGGAGGATCTGGCGGGTCAGCCGGTTAAGACCAAGATTGTGGCGCACA ATCGCCCTCACAAGCCGAAGCCACCTCGACTCATTGATCCGTTTGCTGTCAAGCGAAAGG TTGGAAGACCCCGAACAAGACCCCTGGCAAAAGTTGGTGGCTCGGTGGCTAACCAAAAAGAAGCACCTCATCAAGACAAGTCAAATTTGAGCAGCGAAGAACTTAACCAATCCATTGAATTCATACTAGATGAGGGCGAGGGCTACGaggatgcagcagcagcaacaggaacTTTAGCAGGATCCAGTGGAGCTTTTCTACCAAAGGTTATGAAACCAGGTGGCGTGATATCCAAACAGCTGCCGCAGGTCAATCTGGCAGTTGGCACCAAAATCAAGATGATACCCTCCAGCCAGTTTGTCCAAATCAAATCCCTGCCGCCGCAGAGCAAGCTCATCAACTACAAGCCAACAAGTGGAGCAACCAACACTTCAACCGGCAACATGGGAGGCATTGTAAAGACTCTACCGggctcatcatcatcatctggtGGCCAGCAGATCTATACACTAAAAGCGCCGATGGGACAAACGACACAGTTTACAACAGCAGGTCCTTCTAGCTCTTCGACTTCCTCATCATCTACAGCTGGGGGACAGCAGAAGTACACGGTTTTCAAGAATGCCAACGGCATGACCATGCTGCAACTCACCAAGCCCGCTACGgccacaagcagcagcagctcctcggGTAATGTGGATCTTGCCAACATCATAGACATGCCCATTGTATTTGCCGACAACGAAGGCATCATCTcagatcagcagcagcagcaacagccggtggaaaaggaaataaaaccAG CTCCCATCAGAAGCGCCAATAAACCACTTATCATCAGTCAAAAAATCATCAAGGAGGCCAACAAACCGCCTGGAATtgtcaccagcagcagcggcaccaccaccaccaccaagcCAGGCGGAGGCAACATTGTGCTCAACAAGGGCATGCATCAGTTAtttaccaccaccaccacctcatCGCCAACAGTGGGTGGCCAGAATAAGGTGCTGTACATCAATCGCAACACCATGAAACCCATGGGAAATATGGTCACGACTGGCGCCCATCGCGTGCCCATACGGATTTTGAGTAACCCAAAAACGGGAGCAGTGACTTCGAGTAGTCCTCTGGTGGTGGATCCTGCCACAGGATCTTTAGTGCCCGGCGTTAAGGCCGTCAATGTGCAGACCATTAAGCCCACAGCTTCTGCTATACGCCAGGTGGGCTCCACCACCAAGGCCTATTCCCAGTTCCAAGTGATAAACCCTGGCACACCGGTCACGTCCACTGCTGTTTCTGGCGATGGCAAGGCTCCGATAAGGAATGTATACTTTAAATCCGCTGCCGGACTCAAGCAGGTGCCAGTACAGATGCTTGGAAATCGCTTGCCGTCATCATCAGTTTCTGCTCAGCCAGGAGGAGCTGGTGGTATGCGCCGAGTGGTCAACATTGGCACCGTTTCCAAGCTGGCCACGGGACCAACTGGCCCGGACTCCAAGGTCATCAAACTGCAGCCCACAATGGCGACAGCGGCGACGAAAGTGGAGGCGACAACACCAGCTACTCCAACGCAGATCAAGAAGTAG
- the Rcd1 gene encoding KAT8 regulatory NSL complex subunit 3 isoform X5: MHARQSAVYGASVGQRHPVPTLPLLGLTLAFDCYFVFEIVNNLVLVQICARPNMASFFECFNNFLQSGGTGVQKQEQEEQIAGAALPLVPDTELAKPTTPTPSESSSTISAPSESSFGEKMEHSYIRDPVTRNEVNNGLAPARNILVRHPPQCPSCHTYPQHEDLTETQQVHVPPYDDIAAKEAMNECARIAKYVKNNNADEQDWVARVNQFGWTPMQQMLFEKVSSILDQDQLARLANDKRQHEAIHRRVSVDKSASRLRKALAGVSWEPRITQWLHSLLMEHLSPSYMASYLDMLQTLKTKLPTLVDKMLFSRPLNHTQELLAPVMKKRWEPNILPKGRQLSHNAIIVVLPTMPTSSVVTDRMQKWYQALATITQVVQITLPNSNNRIGNQNLDQVAETIVSLTRVRIHELRTDNPSRGIILVGFNAGAALALQVALSESVACVVCMGFAYNTIRGPRGMPDDRMLDIKAPILFVIGQNSARTSQEEMEGLRERMQSESSLVVVGSADDALRVPKSKRRIEGVTQAMVDYMVVEEVFDFVSRTLNNPPGPRMPTSLMHQPGYQRQVKQLTHVLADGNANKAVQQMRKRKLNDGQEDLAGQPVKTKIVAHNEGEGYEDAAAATGTLAGSSGAFLPKVMKPGGVISKQLPQVNLAVGTKIKMIPSSQFVQIKSLPPQSKLINYKPTSGATNTSTGNMGGIVKTLPGSSSSSGGQQIYTLKAPMGQTTQFTTAGPSSSSTSSSSTAGGQQKYTVFKNANGMTMLQLTKPATATSSSSSSGNVDLANIIDMPIVFADNEGIISDQQQQQQPVEKEIKPAPIRSANKPLIISQKIIKEANKPPGIVTSSSGTTTTTKPGGGNIVLNKGMHQLFTTTTTSSPTVGGQNKVLYINRNTMKPMGNMVTTGAHRVPIRILSNPKTGAVTSSSPLVVDPATGSLVPGVKAVNVQTIKPTASAIRQVGSTTKAYSQFQVINPGTPVTSTAVSGDGKAPIRNVYFKSAAGLKQVPVQMLGNRLPSSSVSAQPGGAGGMRRVVNIGTVSKLATGPTGPDSKVIKLQPTMATAATKVEATTPATPTQIKK; this comes from the exons ATGCACGCCAGGCAATCAGCTGTTTATGGGGCCAGTGTTGGGCAACGCCACCCAGTTCCAACACTACCCTTGCTCGGTTTGACGCTTGCCTTTGattgttattttgtttttgagaTTGTGAATAATTTAGTTCTCGTTCAAATCTGTGCCCGCCCAAACATGGCATCGTTTTTCGAGTGCTTCAACAATTTCCTGCAGAGCGGAGGCACCGGAgtgcagaagcaggagcaggaggaacaGATCGCTGGGGCGGCCCTGCCGCTGGTCCCCGACACAGAACTGGCGAAGCCCACCACCCCCACGCCCAGCGAGAGT TCCAGCACCATTTCGGCGCCCAGTGAATCGTCGTTTGGGGAGAAAATGGAGCACAGCTATATCCGTGATCCAGTTACACGCAACGAAGTTAATAATGGCCTTGCACCCGCAAGGAACATACTAGTCCGCCATCCTCCGCAGTGTCCCAGTTGCCACACATATCCGCAACACGAGGATCTGACGGAGACGCAGCAGGTCCATGTGCCGCCCTACGACGACATAGCCGCCAAGGAGGCAATGAACGAATGCGCTCGCATTGCCAAATACGTGAAGAACAACAATGCCGATGAGCAGGATTGGGTGGCGCGAGTCAATCA ATTTGGTTGGACACCCATGCAGCAGATGCTATTCGAGAAGGTGAGCTCCATTCTTGACCAGGATCAGCTGGCGCGTTTGGCCAACGACAAGCGCCAGCATGAAGCTATTCATCGCCGAGTGAGCGTTGATAAGTCCGCCTCCCGTCTGCGCAAGGCTCTAGCTGGCGTTTCCTGGGAGCCCCGCATCACCCAGTGGCTGCACTCGCTGCTCATGGAGCATCTGTCGCCCTCGTACATGGCCTCCTACCTAGACATGTTGCAGACGCTTAAAACTAAGCTGCCTACGCTGGTGGATAAGATGCTATTCAGTCGTCCGCTTAATCATACCCAGGAACTGTTGGCTCCGGTGATGAAAAAACGCTGGGAACCAAATATATTGCCCAAGGGGCGTCAGCTATCGCACAACGCTATTATAGTGGTGCTGCCAACCATGCCCACCAGTAGCGTTGTCACGGATCGCATGCAGAAGTGGTATCAGGCTTTGGCCACCATCACACAGGTCGTGCAGATTACTCTGCCCAATTCGA ACAACAGAATTGGTAATCAAAACCTTGATCAGGTGGCCGAAACCATTGTGTCCTTGACACGCGTCAGAATTCATGAATTGCGCACTGATAATCCTAGCCGTGGCATTATCCTTGTCGGCTTTAATGCAGGAGCAGCTTTGGCTTTGCAGGTTGCCCTGTCGGAGAGTGTGGCCTGTGTGGTTTGCATGGGCTTTGCCTACAACACCATACGCGGTCCTCGCGGAATGCCGGATGACCGAATGCTGGACATTAAGGCGCCCATACTGTTTGTCATTGGCCAGAACTCTGCCCGCACCAGTCAGGAGGAGATGGAGGGGCTGCGCGAGCGCATGCAATCTGAGTCCtcgttggtggtggtgggcaGTGCAGATGATGCGTTGAGGGTGCCTAAGAGCAAGCGGCGCATCGAGGGCGTTACACAGGCCATGGTGGACTACATGGTGGTT GAGGAGGTCTTCGATTTTGTTAGTAGGACCTTGAACAATCCGCCAGGACCTCGGATGCCCACATCTCTAATGCATCAGCCGGGTTACCAGCGTCAGGTAAAGCAATTAACCCACGTCCTGGCCGATGGCAATGCCAACAAGGCGGTGCAGCAGATGCGCAAAAGAAAGCTCAATGATGGCCAGGAGGATCTGGCGGGTCAGCCGGTTAAGACCAAGATTGTGGCGCACA ATGAGGGCGAGGGCTACGaggatgcagcagcagcaacaggaacTTTAGCAGGATCCAGTGGAGCTTTTCTACCAAAGGTTATGAAACCAGGTGGCGTGATATCCAAACAGCTGCCGCAGGTCAATCTGGCAGTTGGCACCAAAATCAAGATGATACCCTCCAGCCAGTTTGTCCAAATCAAATCCCTGCCGCCGCAGAGCAAGCTCATCAACTACAAGCCAACAAGTGGAGCAACCAACACTTCAACCGGCAACATGGGAGGCATTGTAAAGACTCTACCGggctcatcatcatcatctggtGGCCAGCAGATCTATACACTAAAAGCGCCGATGGGACAAACGACACAGTTTACAACAGCAGGTCCTTCTAGCTCTTCGACTTCCTCATCATCTACAGCTGGGGGACAGCAGAAGTACACGGTTTTCAAGAATGCCAACGGCATGACCATGCTGCAACTCACCAAGCCCGCTACGgccacaagcagcagcagctcctcggGTAATGTGGATCTTGCCAACATCATAGACATGCCCATTGTATTTGCCGACAACGAAGGCATCATCTcagatcagcagcagcagcaacagccggtggaaaaggaaataaaaccAG CTCCCATCAGAAGCGCCAATAAACCACTTATCATCAGTCAAAAAATCATCAAGGAGGCCAACAAACCGCCTGGAATtgtcaccagcagcagcggcaccaccaccaccaccaagcCAGGCGGAGGCAACATTGTGCTCAACAAGGGCATGCATCAGTTAtttaccaccaccaccacctcatCGCCAACAGTGGGTGGCCAGAATAAGGTGCTGTACATCAATCGCAACACCATGAAACCCATGGGAAATATGGTCACGACTGGCGCCCATCGCGTGCCCATACGGATTTTGAGTAACCCAAAAACGGGAGCAGTGACTTCGAGTAGTCCTCTGGTGGTGGATCCTGCCACAGGATCTTTAGTGCCCGGCGTTAAGGCCGTCAATGTGCAGACCATTAAGCCCACAGCTTCTGCTATACGCCAGGTGGGCTCCACCACCAAGGCCTATTCCCAGTTCCAAGTGATAAACCCTGGCACACCGGTCACGTCCACTGCTGTTTCTGGCGATGGCAAGGCTCCGATAAGGAATGTATACTTTAAATCCGCTGCCGGACTCAAGCAGGTGCCAGTACAGATGCTTGGAAATCGCTTGCCGTCATCATCAGTTTCTGCTCAGCCAGGAGGAGCTGGTGGTATGCGCCGAGTGGTCAACATTGGCACCGTTTCCAAGCTGGCCACGGGACCAACTGGCCCGGACTCCAAGGTCATCAAACTGCAGCCCACAATGGCGACAGCGGCGACGAAAGTGGAGGCGACAACACCAGCTACTCCAACGCAGATCAAGAAGTAG